One part of the Phoenix dactylifera cultivar Barhee BC4 chromosome 4, palm_55x_up_171113_PBpolish2nd_filt_p, whole genome shotgun sequence genome encodes these proteins:
- the LOC103697810 gene encoding beta-glucosidase BoGH3B-like isoform X2, with protein MMACSQTSLLGLLFLFCWASIGKAEYMIYKDRHQPVNVRIDDLMKWMTLAEKIGQMTQIERKVASAKVMKDYFIGSVLSGGGSVPAPQASAEEWVNMVNEFQKGSLSTRLGIPMIYGIDAVHGNNNAYKATIFPHNIGLGATRDPELAKKIGEATALEVRATGIQYVFAPCIAVCRDPRWGRCYESFSEDYQVVRDMTEVIPGLQGDLPANYSKGVPYVAGKNKVAACAKHYVGDGGTHDGINENNTIIDSHGLLSMHMPAYDISIIKGVSTVMVSYSSWNGEKMHANHDLVTGFLKNTLHFRGFVISDWQGIDRITTPPGANYTYSVQAGINAGIDMVMVPYNYTDFINDLTSLVQKNIIPMTRIDDAVRRILLVKFTMGLFENPLSDLSLVDQLGKKEHRVLAREAVRKSLVLLKNGKSINESLLPLPKKARKILVAGSHADNLGYQCGGWTIEWQGASGNITIGTTILDAIKSTVDPSTTIIYSENPDASFVKDNDFSYAIVVVGEPPYTETAGDSLNLTLPDPGPSTIQTVCSAVKCVVVIISGRPVVIEPYVPLMDALVAAWLPGSEGQGVADVLFGDYGFSGKLPRTWFKSVDQLPMNVGDKHYDPLFPFGFGLTTKPMATRSSSSARVVRKEEYCMLSLYLSLLVTWILFRVS; from the exons ATG ATGGCATGTTCTCAAACTTCATTGCTGGGTCTTCTGTTCTTATTTTGTTGGGCATCTATTGGAAAAGCAGAGTATATGATCTACAAGGATCGTCATCAACCAGTGAATGTTCGAATTGATGACTTGATGAAGTGGATGACTCTTGCTGAAAAGATTGGTCAGATGACACAGATTGAGCGAAAGGTTGCATCAGCCAAAGTCATGAAAGATTATTTCATAG GTAGTGTTTTGAGTGGTGGTGGCAGTGTGCCTGCTCCTCAGGCTAGTGCTGAAGAATGGGTAAATATGGTAAATGAATTTCAGAAGGGCTCTCTATCTACGCGTCTAGGGATTCCAATGATTTATGGGATTGATGCTGTTCATGGCAACAACAATGCGTACAAGGCAACAATATTCCCCCACAATATTGGACTTGGTGCTACCAG GGATCCAGAACTTGCAAAGAagattggtgaagcaactgCCCTTGAAGTGAGGGCGACAGGTATTCAATATGTTTTTGCTCCATGTATTGCG GTTTGCAGAGATCCAAGATGGGGTCGATGCTATGAAAGCTTTAGTGAAGACTACCAGGTTGTGCGAGATATGACAGAAGTAATCCCTGGATTACAGGGTGATCTCCCTGCAAACTATAGTAAGGGTGTTCCTTATGTAGCTGGAAA GAACAAGGTCGCAGCCTGTGCTAAGCATTATGTTGGTGATGGTGGGACACATgatggaatcaatgaaaataataCTATTATTGATTCCCATGGACTGTTAAGCATGCACATGCCTGCATATGACATCTCTATCATCAAGGGTGTCTCTACTGTCATGGTCTCTTATTCTAGCTGGAATGGAGAGAAAATGCATGCCAATCATGATCTGGTTACTGGTTTCCTCAAGAACACTCTTCATTTCAGG GGTTTTGTTATCTCAGATTGGCAAGGAATTGATAGGATCACCACTCCACCAGGTGCAAACTACACTTATTCTGTCCAAGCTGGAATTAACGCTGGTATTGATATG GTGATGGTTCCTTACAACTATACAGATTTCATTAATGACCTGACCTCTCTTGTTCAGAAGAATATCATTCCCATGACCAGGATTGATGATGCTGTGAGAAGGATTCTTTTGGTCAAATTCACCATGGGTCTCTTTGAGAACCCACTGTCTGATCTTAGCTTAGTTGATCAGCTCGGGAAAAAG GAGCACAGGGTATTGGCAAGGGAAGCTGTTAGGAAATCACTTGTGCTATTAAAAAATGGAAAATCTATTAACGAGTCATTGCTTCCCCTCCCTAAGAAGGCTAGAAAGATCCTTGTCGCTGGAAGCCATGCCGATAATTTGGGATATCAATGTGGTGGGTGGACAATTGAATGGCAGGGAGCTAGTGGGAATATCACAATTG GAACTACAATTCTTGATGCCATTAAATCCACTGTTGATCCTTCAACCACTATCATCTATTCTGAGAACCCTGATGCCAGCTTTGTCAAAGACAATGATTTCTCTTATGCCATTGTTGTGGTTGGGGAACCCCCCTACACTGAAACTGCTGGAGACAGCCTAAACCTCACACTTCCTGATCCAGGTCCAAGCACAATCCAGACTGTCTGCAGTGCTGTCAAGTGTGTTGTGGTTATCATCTCTGGCAGGCCTGTTGTAATTGAGCCCTATGTTCCATTAATGGATGCTCTTGTGGCTGCTTGGCTCCCTGGTTCTGAAGGCCAAGGTGTTGCTGATGTTCTTTTTGGAGATTATGGATTCTCTGGGAAGCTTCCACGAACATGGTTTAAATCGGTGGACCAGCTCCCCATGAATGTTGGAGACAAGCACTATGACCCATTGTTCCCGTTTGGTTTTGGTTTGACAACCAAGCCAATGGCTACAAG GTCCTCTTCTTCGGCTCGTGTTGTGAGAAAGGAGGAATACTGTATGCTGTCTCTATATCTCAGTTTATTGGTTACATGGATATTATTTAGAGTTTCATAA
- the LOC103697810 gene encoding beta-glucosidase BoGH3B-like isoform X1 has translation MLMACSQTSLLGLLFLFCWASIGKAEYMIYKDRHQPVNVRIDDLMKWMTLAEKIGQMTQIERKVASAKVMKDYFIGSVLSGGGSVPAPQASAEEWVNMVNEFQKGSLSTRLGIPMIYGIDAVHGNNNAYKATIFPHNIGLGATRDPELAKKIGEATALEVRATGIQYVFAPCIAVCRDPRWGRCYESFSEDYQVVRDMTEVIPGLQGDLPANYSKGVPYVAGKNKVAACAKHYVGDGGTHDGINENNTIIDSHGLLSMHMPAYDISIIKGVSTVMVSYSSWNGEKMHANHDLVTGFLKNTLHFRGFVISDWQGIDRITTPPGANYTYSVQAGINAGIDMVMVPYNYTDFINDLTSLVQKNIIPMTRIDDAVRRILLVKFTMGLFENPLSDLSLVDQLGKKEHRVLAREAVRKSLVLLKNGKSINESLLPLPKKARKILVAGSHADNLGYQCGGWTIEWQGASGNITIGTTILDAIKSTVDPSTTIIYSENPDASFVKDNDFSYAIVVVGEPPYTETAGDSLNLTLPDPGPSTIQTVCSAVKCVVVIISGRPVVIEPYVPLMDALVAAWLPGSEGQGVADVLFGDYGFSGKLPRTWFKSVDQLPMNVGDKHYDPLFPFGFGLTTKPMATRSSSSARVVRKEEYCMLSLYLSLLVTWILFRVS, from the exons ATGCTG ATGGCATGTTCTCAAACTTCATTGCTGGGTCTTCTGTTCTTATTTTGTTGGGCATCTATTGGAAAAGCAGAGTATATGATCTACAAGGATCGTCATCAACCAGTGAATGTTCGAATTGATGACTTGATGAAGTGGATGACTCTTGCTGAAAAGATTGGTCAGATGACACAGATTGAGCGAAAGGTTGCATCAGCCAAAGTCATGAAAGATTATTTCATAG GTAGTGTTTTGAGTGGTGGTGGCAGTGTGCCTGCTCCTCAGGCTAGTGCTGAAGAATGGGTAAATATGGTAAATGAATTTCAGAAGGGCTCTCTATCTACGCGTCTAGGGATTCCAATGATTTATGGGATTGATGCTGTTCATGGCAACAACAATGCGTACAAGGCAACAATATTCCCCCACAATATTGGACTTGGTGCTACCAG GGATCCAGAACTTGCAAAGAagattggtgaagcaactgCCCTTGAAGTGAGGGCGACAGGTATTCAATATGTTTTTGCTCCATGTATTGCG GTTTGCAGAGATCCAAGATGGGGTCGATGCTATGAAAGCTTTAGTGAAGACTACCAGGTTGTGCGAGATATGACAGAAGTAATCCCTGGATTACAGGGTGATCTCCCTGCAAACTATAGTAAGGGTGTTCCTTATGTAGCTGGAAA GAACAAGGTCGCAGCCTGTGCTAAGCATTATGTTGGTGATGGTGGGACACATgatggaatcaatgaaaataataCTATTATTGATTCCCATGGACTGTTAAGCATGCACATGCCTGCATATGACATCTCTATCATCAAGGGTGTCTCTACTGTCATGGTCTCTTATTCTAGCTGGAATGGAGAGAAAATGCATGCCAATCATGATCTGGTTACTGGTTTCCTCAAGAACACTCTTCATTTCAGG GGTTTTGTTATCTCAGATTGGCAAGGAATTGATAGGATCACCACTCCACCAGGTGCAAACTACACTTATTCTGTCCAAGCTGGAATTAACGCTGGTATTGATATG GTGATGGTTCCTTACAACTATACAGATTTCATTAATGACCTGACCTCTCTTGTTCAGAAGAATATCATTCCCATGACCAGGATTGATGATGCTGTGAGAAGGATTCTTTTGGTCAAATTCACCATGGGTCTCTTTGAGAACCCACTGTCTGATCTTAGCTTAGTTGATCAGCTCGGGAAAAAG GAGCACAGGGTATTGGCAAGGGAAGCTGTTAGGAAATCACTTGTGCTATTAAAAAATGGAAAATCTATTAACGAGTCATTGCTTCCCCTCCCTAAGAAGGCTAGAAAGATCCTTGTCGCTGGAAGCCATGCCGATAATTTGGGATATCAATGTGGTGGGTGGACAATTGAATGGCAGGGAGCTAGTGGGAATATCACAATTG GAACTACAATTCTTGATGCCATTAAATCCACTGTTGATCCTTCAACCACTATCATCTATTCTGAGAACCCTGATGCCAGCTTTGTCAAAGACAATGATTTCTCTTATGCCATTGTTGTGGTTGGGGAACCCCCCTACACTGAAACTGCTGGAGACAGCCTAAACCTCACACTTCCTGATCCAGGTCCAAGCACAATCCAGACTGTCTGCAGTGCTGTCAAGTGTGTTGTGGTTATCATCTCTGGCAGGCCTGTTGTAATTGAGCCCTATGTTCCATTAATGGATGCTCTTGTGGCTGCTTGGCTCCCTGGTTCTGAAGGCCAAGGTGTTGCTGATGTTCTTTTTGGAGATTATGGATTCTCTGGGAAGCTTCCACGAACATGGTTTAAATCGGTGGACCAGCTCCCCATGAATGTTGGAGACAAGCACTATGACCCATTGTTCCCGTTTGGTTTTGGTTTGACAACCAAGCCAATGGCTACAAG GTCCTCTTCTTCGGCTCGTGTTGTGAGAAAGGAGGAATACTGTATGCTGTCTCTATATCTCAGTTTATTGGTTACATGGATATTATTTAGAGTTTCATAA
- the LOC103697810 gene encoding beta-glucosidase BoGH3B-like isoform X3 produces the protein MACSQTSLLGLLFLFCWASIGKAEYMIYKDRHQPVNVRIDDLMKWMTLAEKIGQMTQIERKVASAKVMKDYFIGSVLSGGGSVPAPQASAEEWVNMVNEFQKGSLSTRLGIPMIYGIDAVHGNNNAYKATIFPHNIGLGATRDPELAKKIGEATALEVRATGIQYVFAPCIAVCRDPRWGRCYESFSEDYQVVRDMTEVIPGLQGDLPANYSKGVPYVAGKNKVAACAKHYVGDGGTHDGINENNTIIDSHGLLSMHMPAYDISIIKGVSTVMVSYSSWNGEKMHANHDLVTGFLKNTLHFRGFVISDWQGIDRITTPPGANYTYSVQAGINAGIDMVMVPYNYTDFINDLTSLVQKNIIPMTRIDDAVRRILLVKFTMGLFENPLSDLSLVDQLGKKEHRVLAREAVRKSLVLLKNGKSINESLLPLPKKARKILVAGSHADNLGYQCGGWTIEWQGASGNITIGTTILDAIKSTVDPSTTIIYSENPDASFVKDNDFSYAIVVVGEPPYTETAGDSLNLTLPDPGPSTIQTVCSAVKCVVVIISGRPVVIEPYVPLMDALVAAWLPGSEGQGVADVLFGDYGFSGKLPRTWFKSVDQLPMNVGDKHYDPLFPFGFGLTTKPMATRSSSSARVVRKEEYCMLSLYLSLLVTWILFRVS, from the exons ATGGCATGTTCTCAAACTTCATTGCTGGGTCTTCTGTTCTTATTTTGTTGGGCATCTATTGGAAAAGCAGAGTATATGATCTACAAGGATCGTCATCAACCAGTGAATGTTCGAATTGATGACTTGATGAAGTGGATGACTCTTGCTGAAAAGATTGGTCAGATGACACAGATTGAGCGAAAGGTTGCATCAGCCAAAGTCATGAAAGATTATTTCATAG GTAGTGTTTTGAGTGGTGGTGGCAGTGTGCCTGCTCCTCAGGCTAGTGCTGAAGAATGGGTAAATATGGTAAATGAATTTCAGAAGGGCTCTCTATCTACGCGTCTAGGGATTCCAATGATTTATGGGATTGATGCTGTTCATGGCAACAACAATGCGTACAAGGCAACAATATTCCCCCACAATATTGGACTTGGTGCTACCAG GGATCCAGAACTTGCAAAGAagattggtgaagcaactgCCCTTGAAGTGAGGGCGACAGGTATTCAATATGTTTTTGCTCCATGTATTGCG GTTTGCAGAGATCCAAGATGGGGTCGATGCTATGAAAGCTTTAGTGAAGACTACCAGGTTGTGCGAGATATGACAGAAGTAATCCCTGGATTACAGGGTGATCTCCCTGCAAACTATAGTAAGGGTGTTCCTTATGTAGCTGGAAA GAACAAGGTCGCAGCCTGTGCTAAGCATTATGTTGGTGATGGTGGGACACATgatggaatcaatgaaaataataCTATTATTGATTCCCATGGACTGTTAAGCATGCACATGCCTGCATATGACATCTCTATCATCAAGGGTGTCTCTACTGTCATGGTCTCTTATTCTAGCTGGAATGGAGAGAAAATGCATGCCAATCATGATCTGGTTACTGGTTTCCTCAAGAACACTCTTCATTTCAGG GGTTTTGTTATCTCAGATTGGCAAGGAATTGATAGGATCACCACTCCACCAGGTGCAAACTACACTTATTCTGTCCAAGCTGGAATTAACGCTGGTATTGATATG GTGATGGTTCCTTACAACTATACAGATTTCATTAATGACCTGACCTCTCTTGTTCAGAAGAATATCATTCCCATGACCAGGATTGATGATGCTGTGAGAAGGATTCTTTTGGTCAAATTCACCATGGGTCTCTTTGAGAACCCACTGTCTGATCTTAGCTTAGTTGATCAGCTCGGGAAAAAG GAGCACAGGGTATTGGCAAGGGAAGCTGTTAGGAAATCACTTGTGCTATTAAAAAATGGAAAATCTATTAACGAGTCATTGCTTCCCCTCCCTAAGAAGGCTAGAAAGATCCTTGTCGCTGGAAGCCATGCCGATAATTTGGGATATCAATGTGGTGGGTGGACAATTGAATGGCAGGGAGCTAGTGGGAATATCACAATTG GAACTACAATTCTTGATGCCATTAAATCCACTGTTGATCCTTCAACCACTATCATCTATTCTGAGAACCCTGATGCCAGCTTTGTCAAAGACAATGATTTCTCTTATGCCATTGTTGTGGTTGGGGAACCCCCCTACACTGAAACTGCTGGAGACAGCCTAAACCTCACACTTCCTGATCCAGGTCCAAGCACAATCCAGACTGTCTGCAGTGCTGTCAAGTGTGTTGTGGTTATCATCTCTGGCAGGCCTGTTGTAATTGAGCCCTATGTTCCATTAATGGATGCTCTTGTGGCTGCTTGGCTCCCTGGTTCTGAAGGCCAAGGTGTTGCTGATGTTCTTTTTGGAGATTATGGATTCTCTGGGAAGCTTCCACGAACATGGTTTAAATCGGTGGACCAGCTCCCCATGAATGTTGGAGACAAGCACTATGACCCATTGTTCCCGTTTGGTTTTGGTTTGACAACCAAGCCAATGGCTACAAG GTCCTCTTCTTCGGCTCGTGTTGTGAGAAAGGAGGAATACTGTATGCTGTCTCTATATCTCAGTTTATTGGTTACATGGATATTATTTAGAGTTTCATAA